Within the Rosa rugosa chromosome 2, drRosRugo1.1, whole genome shotgun sequence genome, the region ATCATCGAATTTACCCAAGGTGAAAGGACTATAGTATCCTTGTATTTGTAGGatggatttttctttttttctttttacataTGTAATTATGTGTGTCATTTTcatatgttttgttttgttttgttttttttttaatcagaatATTTTCATATGGTATATGGTTTGATGGTTACTATTTTCTTTTTGGGGAAGAAGACTTAATAGGGGAATGAATTTTGATCTGAATTCCTGATTGTTTCTCTAATTGTGgcatggttttgttttgtttgtttgttatgATGTGGTATACTAGGATTTACCTGCCGAATTTCTCTAATTTTATAAGATTTTTTGCAAATCTGACTGATTCCAAGAAATGCATTTAAATTATGGGTGctgctattgccaccctactaatTACTTTCTTCACCCTAGAAGTTTCTCATTTATTGAAAGACTAAAATACTTACTTGGTTAAATTCAGAGCTTGAAACCTTGTAAACTTGGAAGCTTGAACTTTGGAGATGATGTAGGTCGATGAGGTGCCTCGATAGGCTTGGTGACGCACGGTATGAAGGTGAGGAGGTGCAGCGGTGGTGAACTTCGGCGGTGGTGGAACCTTGGTGGTGGTgcggctagcgtgggctaggtgCAAGGGATTTTTTCttgtggtttttggtttttgatctCAGCTGGTTAGAGCTCGTGCTGATAAtatgttttagaatgagagaattgagagagattgatgagagaattgtgtgttccactattgataataggagtcctatatatagggattacaaagtacatattctaatgatacaagTAAAACTATTCCGATTAGGACTACGAATTCTataaccttctctcctattacaatcatagaatTAATCATactttgataaggcacacaaatgtcaacattcttcaactcAAACAATGTTTACTACTATGAAAGTGCAGCAGGACAGTAAGTGAATtttaaaaagtcaacaatcgcATTTGGACCAGGAATAGTGGAAGAACAAGGGTTGGAGGTGACGCAGATTATGGGAATGCCTATTGTTCCTTTTCATAAGCGTTATATGGGGTTACCGACTATCGCAGgcataaataaaaaggaaatgTTTAAGAAAATTAATGAAAGACTAGATCATCATCTAAAAGGTTGGCAAACCAAACTCCTCTCTAAGGCAGGGAAATCAATTCTCATCAAAGCAGTTGCGCAAGCTATCTCGACGTACACCATGCTGGTTTTTCAGCTTTCAGTGGGAATTTGTCGCACATATCAGTCCAAGGTTACTAAATTTTGGTGGGGGAACGGTGATAAGAAGAGGGGAATTCATTGGTGCAAATGGGAAGTGTTATATAAAAATAAGAAAGCTGGAGGTTTGGGATTCAGAGACATTGGCTGCTTTAATCAAGCTTTATTGGCTAAAACTCTATGGCGTATAGTATTGCATCCTGTCTCCCTGGTTAATAAAGTGCTTCAAGCTAAATATGTGTAACAGGGTAACTGGGCAGCAGCTATTGGAGGAGCGAAGACTTCTCTAGTATGGCAGGAGCTAGTATGGGGGAAAGAGTTGCTGTGTGCTGGGGTTCGGTGGAGAATTGGGATTGGCAATATGGTAAAAATTTGGGAAGATAAGTGGCTGCCATCGCCGTGGACGTTCAAGGTTGTTATCCCAAGATTTCTGGATGAAAATGCAACGGTTAACCAGCTTATGTCCGGTCCAGTTATGTGGAATTGTAATTTCATTAGACAACATTTCCTAATTGGGTTGGATGTAGAAAAAATTCTATCGATTCCTTTGTGTGAAAGTAGTGAAGGAGATGTGGTAATATGGCATTATAATGATGATGGGCATTATTCGGTGAAGTCGGGTTACTGGTTGGGGATGGAGTTGAAACAGGTCGGTGTAGGAGCGGGTAGTAGCGGGAGTAATGGTGATTCTAACTCCGCTAACATCTGGAGTACAATCTGGAGTCTTAGGATTCCTAACAAAGCCAAGCTTTTCTTATGGAGAGCTTACCATGCATTTCTCCCCTATGCTGAGCATTTGGCAAAACGTTGGATTAGCTCTGATCCCGTCTGTGTAAGCTGTGGGTTTATGGAAGAATCGGTCTTGCATTGTCTCTGGCAGTGTAGCTGTGCCCACAAAGTTTGGAAGTGTTCTTGGTTGGCTAGGGTTGTTAAAAGTTGGGTTGTGCTTAATTTCATTGATCTTTTGGATCTAGTTTTAGCTACGGGAAGCCAGAGAGAGATTGAACTTTTAAGTTTGATGAGCTGGTGGATAtagaaaaattgaaatgaaagaaggCATGGAAAGAATGCGGTACCACCTCAAATAGTTGCAGTGCGGTGTAGTGAGTGGCtggatgagtttattaaagGCGCAGGAGAGCAAGAATAAGAGGACTAGGGATCAGGGAGaggttggaacacatcataaTGTAAGTGGGGCTACTATTCAGAGTAGAGAGCAGAATATGGGCAATTTGAATGATTATTTGTTTGCAGAACAGAGTGGGCCGCAAGAAGTGGGTAGGAGGTGTGATCAAATGTTCTTTGATGGAGCTTGTGATGTAGCCAAAGGTAAGGTAGGACCGTAGGACTAGGTGCTGTAATATTTGATGGTGGTCGGAGTTTGAAAGGTGCTTCGGTAGACCAATTGATAGTACAATCAAACCGACTGCAACTGAGGCACTTGCGCTGTGGAAAGGGCTACGGTACTGCAGGCAGTTGGGTATTAGTAGAGTGAAGATTGCAGGGGATTCTCTTAATATAATCAAAGCGTTAGATTGGAGTGGGTTGGATCTCAGTGACATTGGAGGAGTACTTGATGCATTTCGTTCTTTGACAAGGGAGTTTGAAATGTTTCATGGAAGCATGTCCAAAAGAGACAAAACGGAATTGCCCATAAGCTACAGTTGTATTAGTAGAGTGAAGATTGCAGGGGATTCTCTTAATATAATCAAAGCGTTGGATTGGAGTGGGTTGGATCTCAGTGAAATTGGAGGAGTACTTGATGCATTTCGTTCTTTGACAAGGGAGTTAGAAATGTTTCATGGAAGCATGTCCAAAAGAGATAAAACGGAATTGCCCATAAGCTAACTAGGGAAGCTCTTTGTATGAGTCAGGCTATGTATTGCCAAGAAATAAGACCTCCATGGGTCCACGAGACTATAGGGGCTGGAGAGTGTCCTAGTTAAAGGGATTTTCTCAATGGATGTAATGCTTTTGAGTTAATAAAGTTCCatattcaataaaaaaaaaaaagtatgtggAGGTAGAATTATACATAGAGAAGAGGATTCTAGGTAGTTTAAAAatataactatttttttttttttaaatggaaaATATAACTattcttaattatataagattttGAAATAACAAAAATTATGTGACAATTACGTGGCATATGCCCCCATTGGTATAAGTTTATGGGATCCTATTGCTATTTCAGAACAGGACCAAAAGACCCAAAAATTAATCGGGCTGGGCCCTTGATGGGTCATAAAATGCCCGAATCCAAACCACGAGAAGCACGCGTGCTAACGAACACATACATAAACCGAAACCCAGTTCTCTCATCAAGTATCAATCTCTCTTTCACCAGACAAAGTCATGAAGCCAACACAAGTCGCGGAGAAACCCCTTTCGGGATCGAGATCGAGATCGAGATCGAGATCCGGATCCTGGCTGGGCCAGAATCCGATCCGCTCGTTCGTGAGTGACCCTAAACGAGGTATGCTCTTGATCTTTTgctgctagggtttgtgaccTGGATATTTTTTTGTGTATGAACATTTTCTTTAGAATaagttttcttttgttattgtttttaCTCTTCAGTAACAGAATGTTGATATATTTGTTTACAGCTCGTTTGGATGATGGCTTCTTTATTAAAATCCCGCCTCACCTGCTAGCAGGTAGATGTCTTGGGGTTTTCAGGTTTTTTAACGAATATTATCTCAAAATTTTCATGAGGTCcatggtgtgtgtgtgttttttttttcttctcttgtgTTGAAAGTCATGGTCTGTAGTTGATTTTTGattattttcttttggtcaaagtAGATGAGTTTTATCGGTGACTGTAGTATGAAATCCTAAATAATAGAACCCTAAAGCTCTGCCTATTACATGGTATGAGCTGgtcttttttttcccttcctgTTCTCATTTTATTTCGTACTTAACAATGCCAGTGCAAACAAACAGATTTAGGTGATGTTGACTCGACTGACAGTgaagcagaggaagaagaaaaagaaggtcaCGGTCGTCTTGACAGCTGTCTGATTTGTGGTCGGATTGTTAGACATCACACTGCTTACTGCCCGTACTTGAGATTAGTCCCACACAATGCAACTCTTCCTCCTGGCGTTCAAAGACTTTGCAAGTGTTGCGGTTTGAGGGATGGCCACCCTGGTAGAACAGACTGGAAAGGATTTGTTGTTATGAAGCAGTGTGACAATTGTGGTTCCTATTTAGAGCACTGGACTGATGAATGCCCAAACAAGGATCGTAATGACCAGTAAGCACCAGCGCCACAACAAGCCCAACTAGCTCTTTAGTATTTACAGACTGATTTGGTTTTGTTCTGAGTATCGTAATTCTGGGCTGTGAGAATGTGATGGCGTGTTACTACTAATTTCTGGTATACTGTATTGCTGGAAACCATTGAATGAACTTGTTTCGGTTTTATTTCAAACTATATATCTCCGGTGATTTGTTAGGCACGGCACTTCATTCGGAAGTGCAAATAAACAGATCTAGTTGATTACCACATTGCTGTCGTAAATCATTGAATCATTCTTCTTTCATTGTGTTGAAAGTTTGATTGCTCTGCAATTACTGGATCCTGTCTATTACAGAAGTATAATTGACAGTAGCGTAATTCCCTGACCCATTGATCCggcaaagaagagaaaagataaAGGGCAGTAGTTACTGGTTTTTGTTGCAAAGGAAGCATTTTCCGTTACTTACCTAGttctttttgtttcatttcaATATTTTAACTTTCCACATTTTCATCATGAACTGCATTTGGATCTAATCGACCTTTTAAAGACTGTTGTAATCAATAAAGACTTCCAgtttaatattttttctttttcttttggcaatATCAAATTTAATGTTAAATACTGGGCTGTTCCTGTTACTAATTAATTGGATTTCGTCTTTTATGAAGAAATTCAAGCCTCCCTCTATAATAATCCTCCATGTAATGGAACAAAAAGATCCAGCTTCTTCTTGTTGCTACGATGATCCATGGAGCAATTTTGGTGCTTCTCAACGGAAGAGAGATTGGTTAATTATAGAATAGGCTGGTGCAGATTCCAATAGTATGACTGGTGTTAGTCAATGGGGTTTGAATTACTTCTATTAGCAGCAGTAATATTGAATTACATTTCTATTTTCATTTGCGGGACAATAGTGAGATGGTACCTGAATGAAAAGTAATTTGGATTTAACTTTGGGCTTGAATGGCATGACAGTGATAATGTTTCTGCTATAGAAATGGGCTTGTTCCGGTCCGATGCACCAGTCCTTCCGGCAACAGTTGCATTCTTTCAACCGTATAATGAAGCGACTGTACATACATGAGAAAGGGTACATACATAATCAGTTTGCATGCATCCCTAACTAGCCAAACGTTGTAACTCTAAACCAAAAGATACCATGAAAACATTATATATACACCAACGTCCATTGGGGTTCCTCATTCATTCCTTCGAAACTTTGATTCAACATACGTTGTTTCAAGTTTGAATTTTGAAGTTCGAAGTTTAAGGGATGGATAACCAGAGTGACTGCAAGATGATCACGATACTGCTCGCCTTAGTGGTGGCTGTTACAGTCTTTTTTCTGCCACTGCTGATGGGTCCTGTGCACCCACCATCTTTCGCTATTCTGATCATAATTCCAGTGGTTCTGGTAGCCGCTATCATCTTCCTCCACCAGGCGTCCAAGTGACACTGTGATCTTCCTTAAGATTTATGTATCTATCTACTGATGCTGTACGTCAATGGATGTTTCTATTGATGTAAATTGTCAGCatgtgtaaccaaaaaaaaaaattgtcggcAAGTATTTAATAAAGTTTGGCACTTCGGCTACATATATTAGTACATTTATCTACTTTCG harbors:
- the LOC133733630 gene encoding uncharacterized protein LOC133733630; its protein translation is MKPTQVAEKPLSGSRSRSRSRSGSWLGQNPIRSFVSDPKRARLDDGFFIKIPPHLLADLGDVDSTDSEAEEEEKEGHGRLDSCLICGRIVRHHTAYCPYLRLVPHNATLPPGVQRLCKCCGLRDGHPGRTDWKGFVVMKQCDNCGSYLEHWTDECPNKDRNDQ